Proteins encoded in a region of the Roseomonas haemaphysalidis genome:
- a CDS encoding Bug family tripartite tricarboxylate transporter substrate binding protein, whose translation MQRRTALALLSAALLPAAAGARAQGAWRPSKPVTLLVPFPPGGATDLCARALQPGLQAALGQNVIVENRPGATGVLGTRAVAAMPGDGHVMLVNASGTMTIQPVVMQQPGFDPVRDFKPVVLAMSAPNVIVVHPSVPARDVAELKAWMAAQGDRLSFSSSGIGSSEQLGMELFLLRTGLKAVHVPYAGGAAAITAVMQNTVPLSMVNSGTAAPQIASGQLRMVAVAGARRLSWAPEVATMAEQGLPDLLSLSWTGVFVPAATPDPVADALHAALATTLRQPEVVERFERIRFVVEGGSRAELETLVAGDLARWRGVVRDAGIAVN comes from the coding sequence ATGCAGCGCCGCACCGCCCTCGCCCTCCTGTCCGCCGCCCTGCTGCCGGCAGCCGCCGGCGCCCGGGCCCAGGGGGCTTGGCGGCCCAGCAAGCCGGTGACGCTGCTGGTGCCCTTTCCGCCCGGGGGCGCGACGGACCTTTGCGCCCGCGCCCTGCAGCCGGGCCTGCAGGCGGCGCTGGGGCAGAATGTGATCGTGGAGAACCGCCCCGGCGCCACGGGGGTGCTGGGCACCCGCGCCGTGGCCGCCATGCCGGGGGACGGGCATGTGATGCTGGTCAACGCCAGCGGCACCATGACCATCCAGCCCGTGGTCATGCAGCAGCCGGGCTTCGACCCGGTGCGGGACTTCAAGCCCGTCGTGCTGGCGATGAGCGCCCCCAACGTGATCGTGGTCCACCCTTCCGTGCCGGCGCGCGATGTGGCGGAGCTGAAGGCCTGGATGGCGGCGCAGGGGGACAGGCTGTCCTTTTCCTCCTCCGGCATCGGCTCCTCGGAACAACTCGGGATGGAACTGTTCCTGCTGCGCACAGGGCTGAAGGCGGTGCACGTGCCCTATGCCGGCGGCGCGGCCGCCATCACCGCCGTGATGCAGAACACCGTGCCGCTGTCCATGGTGAACTCGGGCACCGCCGCGCCGCAGATCGCCTCCGGCCAGCTGCGCATGGTCGCCGTGGCCGGCGCGCGCCGGCTGAGCTGGGCGCCGGAGGTGGCGACCATGGCGGAACAGGGCCTGCCGGACCTGCTGTCCCTGTCCTGGACCGGCGTGTTCGTGCCGGCCGCGACGCCCGACCCGGTGGCCGACGCCCTGCACGCCGCCCTGGCCACCACGCTGCGCCAGCCGGAGGTGGTGGAGCGGTTCGAGCGCATCCGCTTCGTGGTGGAAGGCGGCAGCCGCGCCGAGCTCGAAACGCTGGTGGCAGGCGACCTGGCGCGCTGGCGCGGCGTGGTGCGCGACGCCGGCATCGCCGTGAACTGA
- a CDS encoding Bug family tripartite tricarboxylate transporter substrate binding protein yields MPMSRRAVLAAAGLAGLSLPALAQTAWRPARPVRLVVPFTPGGTTDLLGRLAARGIETAMGISVVVENRGGAGGVIGSDAVAKSAPDGSVIVLSNIASQAIGPAVSKHVPYDPVRDFTPIGLIAAVPSAIVVAADGPIRSLPDLLARAKGGAMRFGSTGIGTSSHVKLELLNRAAGVQILHVPYRGSAPAVVDVLGGQVDGLIAAVPDVGRNDRLRMLAVTTPERALRWPDVPSVREFGLEPLVATNWFGLSGPAGLPDTVADTLHDALAKGLADPGMTERLLDFGAGPNSMSRRDYAALTASEVSRWAAIARDANIQAE; encoded by the coding sequence ATGCCCATGTCCCGCCGCGCCGTTCTGGCCGCCGCCGGCCTCGCCGGCTTGTCCCTCCCCGCCTTGGCGCAGACCGCCTGGCGCCCGGCCCGGCCGGTGCGGCTGGTGGTGCCCTTCACCCCGGGGGGCACCACGGACCTGCTGGGCCGCCTGGCGGCACGCGGCATCGAGACGGCGATGGGCATTTCCGTGGTGGTGGAGAACCGCGGCGGCGCCGGCGGCGTGATCGGCAGCGACGCGGTGGCCAAGTCGGCGCCGGACGGGTCGGTGATCGTGCTGTCCAACATCGCGTCCCAGGCCATCGGCCCGGCGGTGTCCAAACACGTGCCCTACGATCCCGTGCGGGACTTCACGCCCATCGGGCTGATCGCTGCCGTGCCCAGCGCCATCGTGGTGGCGGCGGATGGCCCCATCCGTTCGCTGCCGGACCTGCTGGCGCGCGCCAAGGGCGGCGCCATGCGCTTTGGCTCCACCGGCATCGGCACCTCCAGCCACGTGAAGCTGGAGCTGCTGAACCGCGCGGCGGGCGTGCAGATCCTGCACGTACCGTATCGCGGCTCGGCGCCCGCGGTGGTGGACGTGCTGGGCGGGCAGGTGGACGGGCTGATCGCCGCCGTGCCGGATGTGGGGCGCAACGACCGGCTGCGCATGCTGGCCGTGACCACGCCGGAACGCGCGCTGCGCTGGCCCGACGTGCCCAGCGTGCGTGAATTCGGGCTGGAGCCGCTGGTGGCCACCAACTGGTTCGGCCTGTCCGGCCCCGCCGGGCTGCCGGACACAGTGGCGGACACGCTGCACGACGCCCTGGCCAAGGGGCTGGCCGACCCCGGTATGACCGAGCGGCTGCTGGATTTCGGTGCCGGTCCCAACAGCATGAGCCGGCGGGACTACGCGGCGCTCACCGCCTCCGAGGTATCGCGCTGGGCGGCGATCGCGCGCGACGCCAACATCCAGGCCGAGTGA